The genomic window atgttaaattaactacatactgcaaaaataatttgaatgttTTAGGTTTAGTTTCAGTGGAGGTTGAGCACCAGGAATTAAAGCACACTCTAAAGTTGTATGTGGTGGATGGTGATGGCTACTCACTGGTTGGTCGAGAGTGGATACATGCTCTGGAAATCAATTTACATCAGGTAAATACAATTCtacatgaaaattttgaaattgcaactttgttagataaatataaacatttatttgaaaagtcAGTTGGTGAAATAAAAGGGTTAGAGGCTGAAATTTATCTAAAACCTGGTACTAAAGCAAAATTTTGTAAGGCCCGTCCTGTAGCTTTTGCATTACGCCCTAAAGTTGAGGCAGAATTAGAGTCCTTAGTAAATCAGGGAGTCTTAAAGAAAGTAGCATTTTCGGACTGGGCAACTCCTATTGTTCCTGTAGTTAAACAAAATGGGGACATACGCATTTGTGGTGATTTTAAAATCACATTAAACCCTTGCATTGAAGTGGATGAATACCCTTTACCTACACCAGATGACCTACTTTCCCAATTAGCAGGTGGggacaaatatacaaaaatagatattACGAAAGCTTACTTACACTTGCCAATAAAAGATGAAATGAAACATTTACTTACATTAAACACCCATAAAGGTTTATTTCAACCAAATCGATTAATGTTTGGAATTGCTAGTGCTCCTGCCAAATGGCAACGTTTAATGGAGCAAATGCTACAAGGAATAGATGGTATTTCAATATTTCAGGATGATATAAGAATTACAGCTCCAAATAATACCTTACATTTACAAAGACTTGAACAAGTTTTAAAGAAATTATCTGAACataatttacatataaatttGGATAAAAGCGAATTTTTCAAAGACGAGATTGACTACTGTGGATATAAGATGAGTAAAACGGGTGTGTCTACTAGTGCAGATAAGGTAACTGCAATTGCAAATGCTCCAATACCTACAAACAGAACTCAAGTTCGGAGTTTCTGTGGCCTAATTAATTATTACAGAcattttttaaaagatacttctacaattttacaaccattaaataatttacttaaaaagaATGTCAATTTTAAATGGTCGAATACTTGTCAAACTGCGTTTGACAAAGCAAAAAAACTCATTTGTTCTAGAAATGTTTTATGTCACTATGACCCAAATTTACCATTAGTCCTAGCAACTGATGCATCACCCTATGGGGTAGGTGCAGTACTTTCACATATCTTTCCAGACGGTACAGAGAGACCCTTACAGTTTGCTTCTCAAACTCTTACTACTACACAGCAAAGGTACTCACAAATAGACAAAGAAGCTTACAGCATAATTTTTggagtaaaaaaattttacaattatttatgtGCTAGGAAATTTACTTTGCTCACTGATCATAAACCGTTAGTTCAAATTTTTGCACCTGATAAAAGCCTACCAGTTTTAAGTGCAACAAGAATGCAACATTATGCAATTTTCTTACAAGGTTTGAATTATGACATTCGTTACAAAAATACAGATTCTCATCTCAATGCTGACGCACTTTCACGTCTACCTATAAAATCAGAACAAAATTTCACACATGATGAGCcagatatttttgaaataaatcaaaTTGAAACTTTGCCTACAAATATTAGAGATCTAGCTTTTCATACAAAAAATGatcataccttaaaaaaattacttgttgGGTTAAAAACAGGAAAACCTGTTGATAAACGATTTAGCTTCAATATAAATCAAGctgaattttcattacaatctgaTGTTATTATGAGAGGACAAAGAGTAGTTATACCTACTAAATTgagaaataaaattttgacaGAATTACATACTGCACATTTTGGAATAGTTAGAATGAAATCTTTAGCTCGTAGTTATTGCTGGTGGCCTCACATAGACCAGGATATTGAGTcactttgtaaaaattgtttagagtgcaataagcacaagaacaacccaattaaagataattctcatatatgggaaccaccaaaattttgttttgaacgaGTGCATGCTGATTACGCTGGACCTTTCAATGgaggttattattttatattggtagattccttcagtaaatggcctgaaattcattttacaaaaaatactactacaaaaactactattgaaatttgccgaaaaatttttacaacttttggtattcctaaagtttttgttaCAGACAATGGTAGACAATTTGACTCTCATGAGTTTAGAACTTTTATGAAAGATAATGGAATTACACAAAAATTTACTGCACCCTACCATCCTGCAACTAATGGACAGGGAGAGAGATATGTCCAAAtactgaaaaaatgtttaagggcTATGCGAAGTGAGGGAAATGACAGGGAGTTTGAATTATGTAAGCTACTTATGCAATACCGCAGAAGCCCACATACAGTTACAGGTAAAAGTCCCTCAGAACTTATGTTAGGAAGACAAATAAGGAATAGATTAGATTTACTTAAACCTTCATGTAGTGATAGAGTTACCTATACTGATATGAGTCTAAGAAACTTTGATATAGGAACTAGGGTTTCCGTGAGGGATTATTTTCATTCTAAATGGCAATTTGGCATTATTGTACTCAGATTAGGGTTATTGCATTATTTAATTCAGTTAGATGATGGTAGAACATGGAAACGTCATGTAGACCAAATACGGCAAATTGGGGAATATACTCCATCTCAAAATAATCCAACATGTTACATTCCGGATACCATTACTCACAATTTGATTCCGAGGGAGGCATCAATTCCAGAGCACAGTGTCTCACCACCACCTATCGAAGTGATTACTGATGAATCCGAAATTTCAAACAATATGGAAAGTTCGAATAGTGTACCTGGGGCTCAAACTGAAACTGAGGAACCCATTTTAAGGCGTTCCACTAGAGTAAGGAAACCTGTTACCAGACTGAATTTGTAAGTACTTTTACTTCTAGTTAACTTTTGTAATTCTTGGTCAAGGGAGGAGGtgttatgttcgtgtaaaactcccttaaccatgaatgtaggttggtactactatcatctgaacgacagctgtcagatacttaatactgcgatagaaaatggaaaccatgtgcataattctataaaataaagtattttacatcgagtattatttcattacaaatacttacgtCCTTTAAGTACAAAGGACTTGACAGTGAAGAATGTGGTAAAGGCTTTCGAATAAAATATAGTTTATTATTGCATAAAAGAAAGGCCCATTTGGGTCTAAGGAACTTTAAATGCAGTACTTGTGGAAAAGCTTTCTTTACCAAAACCGATTTATTAAACCATGTTCGATTCACTCACGAAAAACTGAGACCTCATGTTTGTGTACATTGTGGTACTGGCTTTTCGACTAAACGTAGTTTAAAAATGCATACAAGACAACATACCAATGAAAAACCCTTCGTTTGTCAGCACTGTTTAGAAGGGTTTAGACAGCGGATTTCATTACGGAAACATTTGAAATCAAAACATGGAATAGAAGAAGCCAAGGAATTCTTTTGTAAAACGTGTGAGAAAGGTTTCGCTACAGATTACGCATTGAATATACATCAAAGGTTACACGCAACTAAAAAGTGTAAAATTTGTTCAGCAAATTTTGGCGGAGATGAATATCTGACAAACCATCTTAGAGAAGTTCATCAAGTAGAAGTAGAAATGAAACAAGAGAGTTAAGATTATTTTTGGTGTTTGATGTCCAGTATCTCTTTTTCCATTTTCTTGTGTATATACTGAACCGGTCTAGACTAATGTTCAAATGTCTGCTGCGGCTTCGATGGGTGGCTCACATTCGACATGTGCGATTCCTATGACTATCACAAAAATCAGGTTGACCTTGACTGATGGTATGACTTATGTTGGCTTTGTAAACTACTGTGATTTGTGGTTATTCGTATAGATCTGCGACTTAAGAAAACCCCACAAGAAAGGTCAAATCGCACGATCTTGGTCGCCAGTTCTCATCATTTCCACGTGAGATGACCATGCCCACAAGTCGCTTGTGCATAATGGCCAATACGACATGAGCCACCATGTCCTGTTGAAACCACATGTAGTTGGCGTCCATATCGTCCAAGACAGTTCAAAAAAAAGTTGGAAATCATCTAATTATAGTGCTTGCTGTTAATGGCGATGGCCTGACCAACGTCTCTGTCAAAGAAATATGGACCTATGACGCCGCTAGCCCAAAATCCACAACAGTGACTCTTTCGGGATGAATTGGACACTCTTGGATCGTATCCGAATTGGTATCACCTCAAATTCGACAATTCTGTTTTTTGGAGCACCCATTCATCCAAAAATGGCTCTCATTGCTGAACTTGatttttcgataaaaattgaGTCAGTCTCCAGCTGCTCCAAGACCCATACAGGGTCAGTTGAATTTGTACGAGTGGAGGTATAAGGCcatccgcacatgggtcgatcgaagacgcGTCTAGAAGTTTACGCGTCTTGCTCCTCTTGGACGAACCCTGCGGCACAGTgcacaagcgattgctctccgcacactagtcgagtttgctcacatcttccaaCCAGAAAGAAggcattttttatatatcaaaCAAAACAACTATTTTGATCTGTGAAAAGTATAgttttgttacatttttagtataatttgtatacaatgagcattatacaattgagggtatttttctacttccccaacaaattttataataaacatctagaaacagaagttcaatgttttcagaattttatattacaataTTTCCACAAAGCTAATAATACTACAGTTAACGAACATAACATTCACTGATCTTAAAAAAACTCTAAAATTTAATTCAGggcaaaaatcaacaaaaacgaagcaaacaaataaaataatgactagaaacgtgcgtctcactcgaactttctcgtgcgctTCAGATCGCACGGAACGAGAGTCGtgcaagacgaggagatttgcaacCCTAAACGCATCGTctacggagctcaatgccacaaccAAGGAAGTTGAGTGGCGGGGAGAGATCTACGCGACTGGAATCGAGTTCACTACATCGAGCGTCGACCCATATGTGGACGGCCTAAGTCATGACGTAAACTTCGCCAAGTTGTGATCCATTCTTGCAAGCGACATGAAATCGACTGCCACAGATTTTGTTCCGGCCGTGAAACACACGTCACATACGTCATTATATCTTGCCATAAATATAGAgatttttaatttgctatcatGCGTTTTCTTTTGATTTCAGATAGACGAAAGTTCACTATGCACAACAGAAAACACGAAAAACGCAAGTGTGATATTTGTGGCCGTTTAATTAGACCCGACAACATGAAGAAACATGTATTGATGCATACAGCAGGTCCCGTTGTTTGTTCTACTTGCGGAGTAACGTGCAAAAATTTTGAAAGTTTAAGAGGTCATATCTTTCATTACCACAAGCATACTGCTCATCAATACGTTTGTGAAGAATGTGGTAAAAGCTTTCGAATGAAATATTATTTCTTATTGCATAAAAGAAAGGATCATATGGGTTTAAGGAACTTTAAATGCAATACTTGTGGAAAAGCTTTCTTTGtcaataaagctttattaaaccATGTTCGAACCACTCACGAAAAACTGAGACGTCATGTTTGTGAACATTGTGGTACTGGCTTTTCGACTAAACATGTTTTAAAAACTCATAAAAGACAACATACCGATGAAAAACCGTTCGTTTGTGAGCACTGTTCAGAAGGGTTTAGACAGAGTGTTTCATTACGGACCCATTTGAAATCAAAACATGGAATAGAGGTAGCCCAGGAATTCTTTTGTGGAACGTGTGAAAAAGGTTTCGCTACAAATTGGGCTTTGAGTGTACATCAAAGGTCACACGAAACTAagaagtgtgaaatttgttcagaGAATTTTGCTGGAGATGAATATCTGACAAAGCATCTTAGAGAAGTTCATCAAGTAGAAGTAGAAATGCAACAAGATAGTTAAGATTATTTTTGGTTTGTTATGTGTCCAGTATCTCTTGAATTTTCCATTCCCTTGTATTATTCGTGTGTGCCTTATTTCTACGAGGTTGACATAAGGAATGAAATATTTACAACGCATACAGCTCTATGAGGAAAAAGATTCCAAGAATCTGAATTGGCGCattgaagaaaataaaaagaaataaagctccgggacaagacaatatcgttatagaagccgtaaagattggaggagacagacttttaaacaacataaaggAATTGTTCAACTTATGACTGCACCAAAGTGAAACACCTATAAGATGGTATAGTGCACTTACCAGTTTACACAAAAAGGCGATCCAACAGACCTTAAACATTACCGACCTATAAGCCCATTAAACCACCTCTATaagttattcacaagaataataacaaatagactggaaacaaaattagatttttaccaacctagagaacagggatgttttaggaaaaactttggcactaacgaccaTCACTACATAAaaggaaatataaaataaaaaatatgaaaaaaaaattttaagaaacgcttttctttagttacgagtgcctaaaattaaaaatataaaaatcaactaaaaagcaaaaaataaaaaaaattgaaaaaatctaacacattcgttaaagaaaagcgtggagcgtcttcatcgaataaacgattttcgccccacgcttttctttaaagaatgtgttagattttttcaattttttttattttttgctttttagttgatttttatatttttaattttaggcactcgtaactaaaaaaaagcgtttcttaaaaatttttttcatattttttactttttagtcttacacttttcaaacattaaaatatatcgtcatgtttattaaaatatgtgtatAATACATATGATGtaggtacaaacatgaaaagtagtcggaatcggcaaaaaatttgaaactttattccataacgtaaacaattaacgtaaaaagtgaaattatgtatagttcatataactagCTGTTATCTGTAAAAgcttcaagtttcttcattgtaaaaaacaagaaattttaatcattttccgttaaaatcgtttttatatttagataattaataaacataaacaattttttattgattattcgtgtattgtttccgcgaatgcatatgtctgcaaatttttagtcatttgcattgaacaaaaggtagtcaaattaacgtcgaaagatttgacccaaacgattgaactaaagaaaagcgtttaattaatacgccaaaacgaatgcgttaatgttaattgtagcacaaaacttttctaccggtggtttttctaagactacgataaaaacaggcatttttttaattcgagGTTTGGTTGAACGATggtttagtgtgaaaacctcgtatctcattgtacagaaaattttacatgagtgactttaactgaatttctgcatactctaacccaaaatatatatgaaaaatgtatGTGTAATCATCTAAACATACTCAGAATCAAAAATATGTAAACATagttttttgttttaagttaTAGTAAGCAGAAATTGAGTTaaagtctctcctgtaaaattttctgtgaaatgagatacgaggttttcacacaaAGCTATCGTTTTGTTTCGTatcatattgaaatttgacacgaataataGGGGATAatagcaaagtatgctaaatttgcagtcattCGGGCGTTATGGGGATCTATTGGGTTGTTATTATTagatcctaaaatcaaaaaaagttaagtaaaattttccaattTAGTGGGCGTttgccatttttaatttaattttccatttccaacaatcgttttttccgattatagcgccatctatccatagcttgaaaaaatgtctcgaataaaagttgcctatttttacgaaaagaatccaaatctgcaataaaaatttggggcttccGTTTAAGATTTTTAAGTAACTTCCAACCCCTCCTCCGTGGGAGGTCATatttgataccattcgatagatttttcaaaaacataatgaaattgtattttacagtttttcgatctgatatttTGCGACATATCGCgggtttgaatttaaaattttaaatttaccccccatgtttggtaccattcaaccgatttttgaaaaatattgaagacgtatttttttattttttcgatctgacgttcatttcgcgaaatattcgctttttttgtgaaactttttgattcacacatttccttacgccccgctgaaatcatcagatttttgaaatatactctttgcatgtacatacttaactttccttatcttaatctaacaatttcgagtatttttaaggatagattttttttcgggccccccataacgaacttccctgtgtttagagccaatatatggcagaggtacatctgcagggtaccaggtttcttcccgtatgataatctgacgggctcaagtaactgcaaaaatccccgcttgggctcccctaccataagcgccgatttttatataaacaattctgagcgttcaaaatttgggACTTCATTGTTTatctatgaagcataacgtaaacaattaacgtaaaaagggAAATTGTGTACAGTTCAGATCATTAGCTACAAaaggtaaaagtttcaagtttctacattgtaaaaaacaagagaatttaagcattttccattaaaatcgtttttttttatttaaacaattaataaacataaaaaaaaatttattgattattcgtgtattgttcccgcgaacaCATATGTctccaaattttcattcatttggattgaagaaaaggcagtcaaattaacgtctaaagatttgatgcaaactattgaactaaataagagcgtttaaaaaaaatccatcaaatacaaccgaccattggtcctg from Diabrotica virgifera virgifera chromosome 5, PGI_DIABVI_V3a includes these protein-coding regions:
- the LOC126885586 gene encoding zinc finger protein 614-like, whose translation is MKKHVLMHTAGPVVCSTCGVTCKNFESLRGHIFHYHKHTAHQYVCEECGKSFRMKYYFLLHKRKDHMGLRNFKCNTCGKAFFVNKALLNHVRTTHEKLRRHVCEHCGTGFSTKHVLKTHKRQHTDEKPFVCEHCSEGFRQSVSLRTHLKSKHGIEVAQEFFCGTCEKGFATNWALSVHQRSHETKKCEICSENFAGDEYLTKHLREVHQVEVEMQQDS